In the Leptolyngbya sp. SIO1E4 genome, one interval contains:
- a CDS encoding sulfurtransferase: MADYAHPEVLVDTQWLADHLNDANIRVVEVDVSSDFYENAHIPGAVFWNIYTDLLLPDLRINFDPVAMEKLLSRSGITHETTVIAYGSYPGTGGWIFWLLKFFGHLDVRVLNGGYQKWRAERRPVIPDLSTFAPTPYAVKSLDASLRVMQAEVQASLDRPEQTVVDVRTIQEYRGEHFLMKPPEGLERAGHIPGSIHVEHTLTLNEDGTFKSFDELQALYCSRGITPEKTVFPYCAIGGRSGYTWFVLKYLLGYPNVRNYDGSWNEWGRLAKVPIEK, from the coding sequence ATGGCTGATTATGCTCATCCTGAAGTTTTAGTGGATACCCAGTGGCTTGCTGATCATCTTAACGATGCCAATATCCGTGTGGTGGAAGTGGATGTCAGCTCCGATTTCTATGAGAATGCTCATATTCCGGGTGCAGTTTTTTGGAATATTTACACTGATCTGCTCTTGCCTGATCTGCGGATAAACTTTGACCCAGTTGCTATGGAAAAACTGCTGTCACGATCTGGCATTACCCACGAAACAACGGTGATTGCTTATGGCAGTTATCCTGGCACCGGAGGCTGGATCTTTTGGCTATTGAAATTTTTTGGCCATCTAGATGTCCGTGTGCTCAATGGTGGATATCAAAAGTGGCGGGCGGAGAGGCGTCCTGTTATACCAGACTTGTCGACCTTCGCACCGACCCCATACGCAGTGAAGTCACTTGATGCCAGTTTGCGGGTCATGCAGGCAGAGGTTCAGGCGTCTTTGGATCGGCCTGAACAGACGGTTGTGGATGTTCGCACGATTCAAGAATATCGGGGCGAGCACTTTCTGATGAAGCCGCCAGAGGGCTTGGAGCGGGCAGGGCATATCCCAGGCTCAATACATGTTGAACATACCCTCACCCTCAATGAAGATGGCACCTTCAAGTCGTTTGATGAATTGCAGGCACTCTACTGTAGCCGGGGAATTACGCCTGAGAAAACGGTGTTTCCTTATTGTGCGATTGGGGGGCGATCAGGCTACACCTGGTTTGTTTTGAAGTATTTGTTGGGGTATCCCAATGTTCGTAATTATGACGGTTCGTGGAACGAGTGGGGTCGGTTGGCCAAGGTGCCGATTGAGAAATAG
- a CDS encoding LuxR family transcriptional regulator, with the protein MKNPTKTPLQKLFQAIAQAQDESELKQSVLAKSGEYFAATRWGVWFLDQLPVINENTPDIIQRAISLDHNPVLRYLVQRHAAIHDEVILPPGVWQTICPRADHGHVMAGPIIRQGQLVGGIAFTRHRDSPAFNADDLADLNALCLHFSARLAALRSTGEASRVDDAAPKLLANHRLTPRETQVAELVAQGLTNKEIGAALWITENSVKQALKRMFRKLQVSSRTEMVAQLSMNAVNVHTKRTAV; encoded by the coding sequence ATGAAAAACCCCACAAAAACTCCCCTACAGAAATTATTTCAAGCCATTGCCCAAGCACAGGATGAATCTGAACTCAAGCAATCGGTTTTGGCCAAGTCAGGCGAATATTTTGCGGCGACGCGCTGGGGAGTGTGGTTTTTAGACCAGCTTCCTGTCATCAATGAAAATACGCCAGATATCATTCAGCGAGCGATATCGCTAGATCACAACCCTGTCTTGCGCTACCTGGTACAGCGTCACGCGGCTATCCACGATGAAGTGATTTTGCCACCGGGGGTTTGGCAGACAATTTGCCCCCGGGCTGATCATGGGCATGTCATGGCAGGGCCGATTATTCGGCAGGGCCAACTTGTAGGCGGTATCGCCTTTACCCGTCATCGAGATTCCCCAGCCTTTAATGCCGATGATTTAGCAGATTTAAATGCACTGTGCCTACATTTTTCGGCACGGCTGGCGGCACTCCGTTCAACCGGAGAGGCTTCGAGGGTAGATGACGCTGCCCCCAAGCTATTGGCAAATCATCGGCTCACACCACGTGAAACACAGGTTGCTGAACTGGTTGCTCAAGGGCTTACCAACAAAGAGATTGGCGCTGCTTTGTGGATTACAGAAAATTCTGTAAAGCAGGCATTGAAACGGATGTTTCGCAAGCTTCAAGTCTCATCACGCACTGAGATGGTGGCCCAACTGTCGATGAATGCAGTGAACGTTCATACCAAAAGGACAGCCGTTTGA
- a CDS encoding carboxymuconolactone decarboxylase family protein, whose translation MTVRLDLDKINPTAYQAMMGLERYVRKSGLDKSLIELIKVRASQINGCAFCIDMHTKDARNAGETEQRLYALNAWEETPFFTPPERAALALTEVVTHIGEQGVSDEMYEHVSRYFTPVQITQLLMAIVTINAWNRIAITTRLVPGSYQVEAAA comes from the coding sequence ATGACCGTAAGACTTGATCTCGACAAGATCAATCCGACTGCTTATCAAGCCATGATGGGGTTAGAGCGTTATGTCCGTAAGAGTGGGCTTGACAAATCCCTCATTGAACTCATTAAAGTCCGCGCCTCCCAAATCAATGGCTGTGCGTTCTGCATCGACATGCACACCAAAGATGCCAGGAACGCAGGCGAGACAGAACAGCGACTATATGCCCTAAATGCGTGGGAAGAGACTCCCTTTTTCACCCCCCCCGAACGTGCTGCCTTGGCGCTGACGGAGGTCGTCACGCATATTGGGGAGCAGGGCGTATCTGATGAGATGTATGAGCACGTTAGTCGTTACTTTACACCTGTGCAAATCACGCAGCTGCTGATGGCAATTGTCACAATCAATGCTTGGAATCGAATTGCCATTACAACTCGGCTGGTTCCTGGCAGCTATCAAGTTGAAGCAGCTGCTTAA
- a CDS encoding RNA polymerase sigma-70 factor, whose translation MGTQEYIATSNHSVTWLEDFDHYRSRLFAIAYRMLGSVMDAEDMVQETFLRWQQVSEPSVKSTQAYLTTIITRLCIDRLRSAQVRREQYVGSWLPEPIVTELSADPTTLVELADSLSMAFLVLLERLSPLERAIFLLREAFGYDYSEIGRIVEKNTANCRQIARRARQHLADQRPRFQASLQQREQLTRKFMQACRQGDLQELLDLLAEDITLWSDGGGQVVACLKPLHGAAKIAGFLRAIYRHQHKLGLDYELELAQVNGQPGIIYTLGGNIQSVVAIDIADNRIRSLYFVRNPNKLKRSFSKAVAEMVIADISSHPSADAH comes from the coding sequence ATGGGGACTCAGGAATACATCGCAACAAGCAATCATTCAGTAACCTGGCTTGAGGACTTTGATCACTATCGATCGCGCTTGTTTGCGATCGCCTATCGCATGCTCGGCAGCGTTATGGATGCTGAAGACATGGTGCAGGAGACCTTTCTCCGGTGGCAGCAAGTGTCTGAGCCATCTGTTAAATCCACCCAAGCCTATCTCACCACAATCATCACGCGCCTGTGCATTGATCGTCTCCGCTCCGCTCAGGTTCGACGCGAACAGTATGTTGGCTCTTGGCTTCCCGAACCAATTGTCACGGAGTTGTCTGCCGATCCCACCACCCTGGTTGAATTGGCAGACTCCCTAAGCATGGCGTTCCTGGTCTTACTAGAACGATTATCACCGTTGGAACGGGCTATCTTTTTGCTGCGGGAAGCCTTTGGCTATGATTACAGCGAAATTGGCCGAATTGTTGAGAAAAATACGGCCAATTGTCGTCAAATTGCTCGACGAGCGCGCCAGCACCTGGCGGATCAGCGACCACGTTTTCAGGCCTCGCTTCAGCAGCGAGAACAGCTCACCCGCAAATTTATGCAGGCCTGCCGTCAGGGTGATCTGCAAGAATTGCTCGACTTACTCGCTGAAGATATCACCCTCTGGTCTGACGGGGGCGGTCAAGTTGTGGCATGCCTGAAGCCGCTACACGGGGCAGCCAAGATAGCGGGCTTCCTGCGAGCCATTTACCGCCATCAACACAAACTGGGTTTGGACTATGAACTTGAGCTAGCTCAGGTTAATGGCCAACCTGGCATCATATACACCCTCGGCGGCAACATTCAAAGTGTTGTGGCAATCGATATTGCCGATAACCGGATTCGGTCTCTCTATTTTGTTAGAAACCCGAATAAGCTAAAACGCAGCTTTTCAAAAGCTGTCGCTGAAATGGTCATTGCGGATATATCGAGCCATCCATCAGCAGACGCTCATTAG
- the nuoB gene encoding NADH-quinone oxidoreductase subunit NuoB: MNSTNQDQIANPLEPPKVTQELSENVILTTLDDLYDWSRLSSIFPLMFGTACCFMEFMGAYAPRFDLERFGMAPRTTPRQADLLITAGTITMKYAPALVRLYKQMPDPKYVMAMGACTITGGMFSVDSPTAVRGVDKLIPVDVYIPGCPPRPEAVIDAIIKLRKKMANESLQEKNRSSQTHRYYSVPHKMKVIKPLLTGKYLQSKTRQIPPSALTEVVASPQSSQAHEDIQTG; encoded by the coding sequence ATGAATTCCACCAACCAAGATCAGATCGCCAACCCCCTTGAACCGCCAAAAGTAACTCAAGAACTCTCTGAGAACGTCATCCTGACAACCCTTGATGATCTTTACGACTGGTCAAGGTTATCCAGTATTTTTCCTTTGATGTTTGGGACAGCCTGCTGCTTTATGGAATTTATGGGTGCTTATGCTCCTCGCTTCGATTTAGAGCGCTTTGGCATGGCTCCCCGAACCACCCCTCGACAGGCAGATTTGCTCATCACCGCAGGAACCATCACCATGAAATATGCCCCTGCTTTGGTGCGACTTTATAAGCAAATGCCAGACCCCAAATATGTGATGGCCATGGGTGCCTGCACCATTACAGGTGGGATGTTCAGCGTTGATTCACCCACAGCGGTGCGAGGGGTCGATAAGTTGATTCCTGTAGATGTCTACATTCCCGGCTGCCCGCCACGACCGGAAGCCGTTATTGATGCCATCATCAAGTTACGGAAGAAAATGGCCAATGAAAGTCTGCAAGAGAAAAATCGCAGCTCACAAACGCATCGCTACTATTCAGTTCCCCACAAGATGAAGGTGATCAAGCCCCTCCTAACTGGGAAATACCTGCAGAGCAAAACGCGGCAGATACCCCCTTCAGCATTAACTGAAGTCGTTGCGAGCCCTCAATCATCTCAAGCTCATGAAGATATCCAAACGGGATAG
- the ligA gene encoding NAD-dependent DNA ligase LigA, with product MGEEIEQRIRQLRDQLQKASYAYYVLDNPILEDEVYDRLYRQLQELETQHPHLVTPDSPTQRVGEQPASQFQSVRHNIPLYSLENAFGLEEYRTWQDKWQRLAPDVGESTAVAELKIDGSALALTYENGILTRGLTRGDGTTGEDITQNVKTIRAIPLKLQIDSPPSIVEVRGEAFLPLNEFQRINQQRESEGDALFANPRNAAAGTLRQLDSRIVADRRLDFFAYTLIIPEAVSANGLALPATQWESLNQLQSLGFKVNPNRKRCETADDVAVFYEAWSTQRQTLPYMTDGVVVKLNDFALQGRLGFTQKFPRWAIALKYPAEEVPTLVEGVTVQVGRTGAVTPVAELTPVQLAGTTVARATLHNSDRIAELDLHIGDTVIVRKAGEIIPEVVRVLSELRPDQALPFQMPTHCPECGEQLVKPEGEAVTRCINNSCPAIVRGALIHWARRDALDINGIGEKWVQQWVDQGLVKSVADLYSLTAETLLPLERMGQQLAQKLVDAIAASKQQPWSRVLYGLGIRHVGSVNAQVLATEFPSADTLAQAKIEDIEAVYGIGPEIAQSVYEWFRNPANEHLIDQLQAAGLQLVNTPSATDPEPADLPLAGKTFVLTGTLPSLSRSEAKSRIEAAGGKVTGSVSAKTSFLVVGDEAGSKLQKAQKLGIQQLSEAELITLLEP from the coding sequence ATGGGTGAGGAGATTGAGCAGCGAATTCGCCAATTGCGGGATCAGCTCCAGAAAGCAAGCTACGCCTACTACGTGCTGGATAATCCCATCCTGGAAGATGAGGTATACGATCGCCTCTACCGCCAGCTGCAAGAATTAGAGACCCAACATCCCCACCTCGTCACCCCCGATAGCCCTACCCAACGGGTGGGAGAACAGCCCGCTAGCCAGTTTCAATCGGTTCGTCACAATATTCCCCTCTACAGTCTGGAAAATGCCTTTGGCCTTGAGGAGTATCGCACTTGGCAAGACAAGTGGCAGCGGCTAGCGCCGGATGTTGGTGAAAGTACCGCCGTTGCCGAACTCAAAATTGATGGTTCTGCCCTGGCACTCACCTACGAAAATGGCATTTTAACCAGAGGGTTAACACGGGGTGACGGCACCACGGGTGAAGATATTACGCAAAACGTCAAAACCATTCGCGCCATTCCCCTTAAATTGCAAATAGACTCCCCACCCTCGATTGTGGAAGTGCGGGGTGAGGCTTTTTTGCCATTAAATGAATTTCAGCGCATCAACCAACAGCGAGAATCCGAGGGAGACGCACTCTTTGCCAATCCTCGCAATGCTGCAGCGGGGACATTGCGACAATTAGACTCCCGCATCGTGGCCGATCGCCGATTAGATTTTTTTGCCTATACCCTGATCATTCCTGAGGCTGTCTCAGCCAATGGACTAGCACTACCTGCAACCCAATGGGAGTCGCTAAACCAGCTGCAAAGCCTGGGGTTCAAGGTGAATCCAAATCGCAAGCGCTGTGAAACCGCCGATGATGTGGCCGTCTTTTACGAAGCGTGGTCAACCCAGCGGCAAACACTGCCCTATATGACCGATGGGGTCGTGGTCAAGCTAAATGACTTTGCCTTGCAGGGTCGCTTGGGCTTTACGCAAAAATTTCCTCGCTGGGCGATCGCCCTTAAATATCCAGCAGAAGAGGTGCCCACCCTGGTCGAGGGTGTCACCGTGCAGGTAGGGCGTACAGGTGCAGTGACCCCCGTTGCTGAACTCACCCCAGTCCAGCTTGCGGGGACAACCGTCGCGCGTGCGACCCTGCACAACTCTGATCGCATTGCCGAGTTAGATCTGCACATTGGGGACACGGTGATTGTCCGCAAAGCCGGGGAGATTATCCCTGAAGTGGTGCGGGTGCTGTCAGAGTTGCGGCCTGACCAGGCTCTCCCTTTTCAGATGCCCACCCACTGCCCTGAATGTGGTGAGCAGCTGGTCAAACCAGAGGGCGAGGCTGTGACTCGCTGCATCAATAATTCTTGTCCCGCGATCGTGCGGGGGGCGCTCATTCACTGGGCCCGTCGCGATGCCCTAGACATCAATGGCATCGGTGAAAAGTGGGTGCAGCAATGGGTCGATCAGGGCCTTGTAAAATCTGTCGCCGATTTGTATAGTCTGACGGCTGAAACGCTGCTGCCCTTGGAACGCATGGGGCAACAGCTAGCCCAAAAATTGGTGGATGCGATCGCGGCGTCTAAACAGCAGCCCTGGTCACGGGTGCTTTATGGATTGGGAATTCGCCATGTCGGCAGTGTGAATGCCCAGGTTCTAGCCACAGAGTTTCCGTCGGCAGACACATTGGCGCAGGCCAAGATAGAAGATATTGAAGCCGTTTACGGCATTGGCCCCGAAATCGCCCAGTCTGTTTACGAATGGTTTCGCAATCCGGCCAACGAACATCTCATTGATCAACTCCAGGCCGCAGGGCTGCAGTTGGTCAATACCCCATCAGCAACAGACCCAGAGCCAGCGGATCTCCCCCTGGCAGGCAAAACCTTTGTGCTCACAGGCACCCTCCCTTCCCTCAGCCGCAGTGAAGCCAAAAGCCGGATCGAGGCAGCTGGCGGCAAAGTTACCGGCAGTGTCAGCGCTAAAACCAGCTTCCTGGTGGTGGGAGATGAGGCTGGTTCAAAACTGCAAAAAGCTCAAAAATTGGGCATTCAGCAACTTTCTGAAGCCGAGTTAATCACCCTGCTAGAGCCGTGA